Genomic window (Acropora muricata isolate sample 2 chromosome 11, ASM3666990v1, whole genome shotgun sequence):
GatggaaatttgatccttattaagtttgataccaaattttagtgttgaCCAGCGAAGCCAAGAAAATTTTAAAGCACTCGACCATACAGTTCAATCTTAAAGCGACCCAATAGGTAGGATTATATTCGACAAACATAACACAGCTTCCCACTTCATTTAGGAGACAACGGCATGATGCACGAGACTTCCATTTGGTCGGTTTTTCGTTtgttcagcaaaaaaaaaaaaaaaactttgcgcATGCATCGCATCACTTATAACGCTGACCTTGTTTAGTCGCCACTATGGGCTTCAATCTGGCATCAATGTACCACCAGTCGGTTCCAGGTTATGGTAATTGGCTATTTATTTATGCCTTTTTGACCTTTCTTTTACACATTGtgtgaataggccatttccgaattacccttggcctcttcttcaaagcgagtcctggtgctcatcctttcatatgaaaattagttttcattcacatgcaaatgaaaactaattttcatatgaaaagatgagcaccaggactcgccttgaagaagaggccaaaggtaattcggaaatggcctatttcgaTGAGCTTAATTGTTCACTGAATATATGACCACTTGAAAAAACTCTTTGGTCTCAGAAACTTTAATATGACCTTGTAGCTTGGAAACCATCAGTGTTAAAACTATGAAACGCAATATCCCTATCTACAGATATGGAAATGAAAAGCGAGGCTCCTTTTCGGTAATTTGAAGCCATTCCTCGCTGATTATTAATATTCTTGGGCATTTATCCTCGAAAAAGATTATAGGGTAGTATATTGCGATGTTTTGGATTGAGGAGAAATTGTTGAAAGTATCCTCGAATGCTCGAGTAAACTTTTATTCCGAAACTGAGCGACGCAATGGATATCGTCATGATCATAAATAACTTACAATTTCCGGATTTCTCACATATTTTTGCGAGCAGCACAGGTATAACCTTTGAGTACATGAAACGACCTTATGTATTACTACAATAGACTTTATTTCGTGGAACAAGTGAATTATTTGTATGAAAGCCAGGCGAGAACTTGCCGATCGTACGAAGGTTTACGAATGGTTACGAACGCTTCCGAAAATCCGAGGAAAACTGACAGATTCATTTTACCAGCGGGTGAAAGGTAAGATTTTCTCTGTGTTCGTGATcgtgtttgtgttttgttttgttgtggtaaattttctttgtctgttaAGGTATCAAAGGGAACGTAGAACTCCTATATACTTCTCGTAGACATTTTGTTGACCATTCAAGTGTGACATGAAAAGAACGTGTCAGAATTGAAATTCATGCAGTTGGGAAGATTCTTTCGTCTTCGTTAAAATTCATAAATCGAAATCCAACTCCAAGGCCGTCCTATCAGGTCATTGTTGAAAGGTTCTTTTGTCAGTAAGCTGTTCTTTCGGCGGTGTTGAATTCTGAGTTCGACTAGGTTGGAATGTAAGTCGTTCCACGCTCTCTTCTCAATTCATCCGCGATCATCGACGAAGAAGGCGCCTTTATTTCACTTTGTGGGGGATTAATCAAATTTTATCGACTGGTCTGGAATTCAAACGCCTTGTTATTGGAGCTCCGTTATTTATAACAGATATTTGTCTGCTTACAGCTGGTAGTTCGGTGGACTGTCAACCtgtttggtttatttcagcggctGCAATCAGACTTGTGGCGCTTGCAGTGAAATTCGCGATATCGTTTCACCGTAAAATTTACCTAACAGCAACATCTGTATTTGACTGTGGTTTAGATCGACCCTCAAGATCCAATTATTGCGTCTCATATTTCTGCTGGCACAAGTCTTCATCTAAATTTCAACTGGTTTTGGGGATTTCGACTTTAGTGAGCATCGATGCCAAACATGTGATTATTGGAACAATTTCCGCGAAGTGACATACATAGAGCGAGTTTCTTCGGCCTGAAGACTTGGTAGATAATTTTGTGCGGATGGAAATGTAATTTATTGTGAGTTTTCAAAGTTCAGCAGATTGAAAAGTCTTCCATTTTCAGAAAAGGAATTTGAGAACTGATAAAGTTCTCGACAAGAAACGATTATACCGCGTTTTGTACTTCATGTGAAGTCGGAATGAGCAAGCGACTGTTTCAAATTGGACTGAAAAACTCTGACAGTTTGTTAGGGCTTCATTCCATAGAAGTCCTGTTTTACTATGCTTAAAATGAGGTGAATCACAAAATATTTACTTGAACATTGTTAAATTCTATAGTCATAGTccttgaaagaagaaaatttcagTATTGTGTTTCAAAATCACAACAGTTATTGTTTTGAATTCGGTTTACTTGTTTTAAGAGGAAACAATGTTTGTGTTGCGTACTCATTTGAACCCGCAAGCTTTGAAATGTGGTTGTTGAGGTGCAAAAATGACCAAGCTGTTAGTCGAAAGAAAACTGCTCAAATCGTAAATTGATTGCTCTGAACCTAACTCGTCTACTGTTAgtacatttattatttttgcgGGAAAACGTTTACTTTTTGTTTACAAAATATGTTTGGCACGGAGGGTCACGAAGCCTATTTCATGGTCTAATGGAACAACTTCGATTGTTTTCTGAGctgaaatagttttttttttcgaagtcATTAAAGATAAGgaatgaaaaatacaaaaaccaaaaacgcTGATTCATGAGTAGTTCTCTAATATCAGTTCATGGCTGGGAAATGACTGTGAATTTTATTTCCcttgataaaaaataattttattcattgTGACTTCTTTATTATCATTGCCAAGGTAAAGTTCAGAGAACAAGTACTTTCTCTTTGGTGATAAGTTTAATaactgcatttcttttttttttttttttttccataggGCTAAGGACGATTCAGAGGCTTTGCGCTATTATGCTCTGTATAACAGGGATGATGAGATACACCGAAGCACTGGCTCCATATATGGACCTGACAATCCCCCAAAAGTAAAGCTGCACCCAATGCATGTTCGAAGTAGTAGTGATACaagtgaaataaatttgttGGTAAGGAATAATTGCACGGATGGGTTGACAAATGAACCACGTTCTCCAACAGGAGAAACTTTTTCTGCTTTGATCAGAAAATTTGAGCAGAAGATCCAAAATGAAAACCATGTGCACACTCCTGGGCAGAAGCCATGGTATTATGATAATGAAAATCAGGATTTTGTGGATGGTTTCAGAAGCAAATCTGGTGGCAATTCAGCCACAGGAAGCCCACTTATTGAAAGAAGGACACCAGCGTTAAAGCGCAAAAACTCACTTAGAAACAACACATATTTTGCCAGAGTATTCAAAGGTTCTGGAGATGCGAAGGCTGGAGAGGAAGAGTATGCGGATGAGCCTTCAAGGAAATACTTTGCGCATTATGACTGTAACAGTATGATGGTTGATTTTGAGGAGCTTGCGTTACAATATGCACAGCAAGGTGATGGACTTAAGCGGAAGAACAAACGATCAGGAGCATCAGCGGCATCAACCAAAATCACTGCAGCAACAATTGCTGACAAGATGCAAAGGCGTGGCTCAGATTCTAGTGCTAGTACTAATGAGGAAGATACAGACTATGGTGATAACAAAAGCAATTCCCTTGTACTAAATTGCCCTTATTTTCGCAATGAACTTGGTGGTCAAGATGAACAAGATCCTCAAATTGGGCTGACAAGAGGAAATGTTGCATTGCAAAATTCACATGATCCTTCTTGTCCTAAAGAACCTAGATTGGACAACCTTAGACGAAGGTCAACTCTTGATATTTTATTAACTGCTTATGATTCTGCTCGAGTGGGAAATTTAAGTAGTGGAACAGGAGTTACAATTCTCGACAATTCAAAACCTGAAAGTGGTGTCTTGTATCTTGGAGAGGGATTGTACAGTGAAAATGGTTGTATGTTTGAGCATGTAGACCATGGATCTTATTATTACAAAAACTTTTTCATTGGGCAAGGTGAGTTATTTTACCACAGATATTGATACAAAGGTTGTGTCATTGAAGTTCAACTGTTTCAACAGTAATTCATTCAGTTTGAAGCAGTTTTCAACCCTCCAAGCTGTGACCACTTTAGGCACCATGGCGACTAAAATTTTCATAGTGGCAACTTGATTCGTAAAATAGTCGCCAAATAGGCGACCACAGAAATTGATACTTGGAGAACAAAAATCCTAACACTTGTCTGGATTGTATTGAAACAATAAGATCCTCTCTGTTGATATCCCAGAGTGAAAAGATGAGAAGACGTCGTCAGAACGCTGAATAACGCAAAAGCAACATGGATTTGAATTGTTAAATGATGTGATCATTGCAGACCAACATAACTGATGAAACAAAGCTTCGATAAAAACAATTGTCTTAAACATGTTCGCCAGTAATAAAGCAAAAAGTGTTAATTGCAATCTCCTACGCTGTATTTTTATTTACGTTTTTTGACTGATGGAAATACAAGGAAATTATGTATTTTGGCGCCTAAAAGAATCTTTCGGCAACTAAACCTAAAGATTTGGTTGCCAATTGGTCACTGCAGCAAATATTTAACTTGGAGGGTTGGTTTTACCAAATTGTAGTTTCACATGATTGTAGTTTTGCAATCCTATTTTGATCTCCGTACTTTCACTCGAGTACTTACTTGGGTGTataagattttcttttttttttttttacttttttttttctagaacaTTTGAACTATCTTGGAATTGATGAACGATTTGGCCCCATTGCATTGTCATTGAAGCGTGAAAAACTTGATGATAATACATCATTTTTGAAACCTGGGGAGTCAGAGGGAAACCAGTACCAGTATCGCATAATTGTGAGAACTAGTGAGGTATGTATGTACTAtaataaattacaataattattttattttattctagAGTCTTATTTCTCATGTcatgaaaggaaaaagaaattgtttgttGAACCTCACTTTAGCTGAATAAGAAAAAACACATGGTGTCCAATGTGACTTTGAAATACTGCATAAGTATAACTAGAGATGATGTAAATAGACATGAATGAAATCctgaggaaaacaaaacattaccTGTGTGTTTTTTTAAATCTCCCACTTTATAGTTCATTTGTTTCATCTTGCAGCTTACCACACTAAGAGGAAGCGTGTTAGAGGAGGCGATACCATCCACATCACGGCACGGGGCTGCCCGAGCTCTCCCTGCCAAAGATATACTGGGACATGTTTGTCCAGAACTTCAACTTTCAGCTCTTAAGATGGCACAACCAGGTGTCAAGGTATATGCAGATCTTGAATGATTCTGAAAGAGCAAGAAACACTCCTAGGAATTCAGATTTAACATAGGAAGTacaacaaaattaaaagaatTGCTAACTCAAAAGGAAACCTCAGTAATAAGGATAGTTTAACATTATGAATTAGTTTTTGACATACTATCATCTGTAACATTTTATGCAGGTTCCTGAGCAACTGATGAAGCTGGATGAACAGGGAGTGAGTATTTCTTTCTTCGATATCCTTTTTCTTGATAAAACGCTAAACCTCCACTCCACTTCACCACACACCTTTCAATAACAGTTCACAGATGGTGTTTGAATTGAGAAAAGATGTGAGTCAGGTGTGTCAAATTGTCTCCTCTTAATATATTTTGACACATTCTTTGCGTGAAATAATTATGATTGGCTTGTTTTATTCACCCCaagaaatacaataatttttacTCTATGACATCTCTTATCTGCCCACTAGGATACAATTAATATTCAACCCAATGAAAATGCAGGCTCGATTTAATGTAGGAGTTCAATATTATTAGAGAGATGTTGAATCATGAGAGCTTAAAATGgaattgaattttaatttttttgtatgtgttttctttgtttcatagATGACCAATCAATACAAAGTTGGGGTATTGTACTGTAGGGAAGGGCAGAGTACCGAGGAAGAAATGTATAATAATCGTAAGTTAAACCATCAACTGAGTGTCCATTTTTAAGCAATGCATTTATGTGGGTGGGCATCTGACAATACATTTGTGTCTGTCTTAGGTAAAGGGTTGACAATGCATGCAGATTGGTCTGTCACCAACTTCACCTCCAACCCTtgattgttctttttctttggcaGTATATCTAAACGTGATGCAAGTTCTTTTTAGAACTAGATTCTCTTTTTTTAACTGGCCTGTGCGAACATTGCAAGGATTTATTATTCCAGTGATTAAGACACTGTTAGTCGTGACATTCATTATATTGTAATGAAATTACATGTTATTTTATTGCTAAAttgaattattttatttgaacacAAGAGCATCCCCTTCGATGCACAATgaaaaaattaagagaaattttgtttgtgttttgtttgacaGAAATTTCTGGCCCAGCTTTTGAGGAATTTCTTGATTTACTTGGATCCCGTGTAAGCTTGAAAGGTTTTGAAGGTTACAGAGCTCAGCTTGACAACCGCAGTAAGTATTGCAgcatgtaattattattattgctgtaaTTATTATCCTTGTTTATTATTACACTTAAAGATGTACATAAACTTATATGGTTACTTGAATATGTAAATACTATGTCCATGTGCACTAGAGGTCTGAACATGCAGTCATCCCAACAATTACAGTACAGTAGTTAATTTAAAAAGAATAAATTTGAAAGAGCAGTTTTTGTAATGAGCATGATGATGTCTTTGACAGCTGTAAAACCATTTAGGTCTCAGACTTGACCAACATCAATTTTTCCTAACATTGTTTATGCAAAAGTAAGACTGAAGGTATTGAGGGTTTACAGTTCTTCTTTAAGAaataactttcaaaaaattatctCAGTTTCTACATGTACATGGAAAAGCATTTGTGATAATCAGTCAGGAGAATTTGTCTGTGGATAGTAGTCAATAATTAACTCACTGTACATACATGTTGTGGttttaatttagttttggtgcaaaaattTTATAACTGGTTCAATTATTagtttcttttgtcatgtattcatcaccataatctggaacaatggcaaataaaattgaaaccagttcaaaaaaacatttaaccAAGGATacatttaaaccacaacatacatACACATTGAGTTAGCAAAAAAACAAGTTATTGGCTTTGTGTTATGGTGCAGATGTTAATGGATAAGCTTATGTGGATGCTTTTGTTTTGCAGATGACTCTACAGGAGAGCACTCAGTGTACACACAATTCCATGGGCGTGAAATCATGTTTCATGTATCCACGCTTTTACCGTGGACGCCAAATAACCGCCAACAGGTATAGCATGacgtgttttctttttcattggaatgTTACGTCATTGTTGCAATGTGGCAAATGCAGCCTCTGTGTTTTTGTTGCTATTGGTTTAGGCACTCTCAAGACAAAGGGAGTTAGACTGGTGCAGTGGTCATCAATCGCCCCTCCCACCTTTACAATCTTAGTGTTCTATGTGTGTGGTCAGTTTCaatcaatctcaacctgacttccaGAGTTTTCTTTGGGTTCTCTGGTTTCCTCCTTTATCAAAATTGACTGTTTGAGCTAAATTAGGTTATAtgtatgttatagcccactagtagtgaaaagtgcccgccatatttgtaatgttttggcagcaaaaaaaaGTCTAGCTTAAACTTGCAAAAGATATTTTGTCTTGATACTTTTTTTGAGCAACTAGTTggattatactaaaacaataattattcctctcaccctcacGGCCTCTGAGTTAACATCCCATTTGGCCTTTGACCTCATGGGCTATCAATtcagagcccatttgggctcgaggaataattgttaatgagATCACAGACACTGTGTGCAAGAAAGTTATTGTGGTTTTTTTGTTGCAGCTTTTGCGAAAGAGGCACATTGGAAATGATATTGTCACAATCGTTTTTCAAGAACCTGGTGCACTTCCTTTCACTCCAAAGAACATTAGATCTCACTTTCAGCATGTGTTCATTGTGATCAGAGTGTTCAATCCCTGCTCAGATAACACCTACTACAGGTATGAAAGTTTGTAAAGAAATTGTGTTGCTTCGTCAGTGAGGAAGTGAAGCATGAATCTTTGCTATCAACCGAGTTCATAACGGTGAAATTAACACTGCGAGAAGATTAAATGACTTACGACCACACACACACAAcccacaataataattattcctctatCCATTCTGACAAACAGCCAACATTCAAATAATTGTCACCCTCTACAGGTGCCTCACCTGATTATAATACAAGGCAACCTAGGTTTTATCATATTGATTCATTGATGCCCTGCCACAACGACAGTGTCAAGTTCCTTGAATTAGTTTTTGTCAGGGTTGGCAAGTCATACTCACAATGTAACATCATTGTACTTGactgataagaaaaaaaatatcttatgATTTCTTATGAAAAAGTAAGCtatcattttgttaaaatatgtttaacttgTATTATCTTTAGGGTTGCTGTAAGCCGTTCAAAAGATGTGCCACCCTTTGGACCAAATATCCCTGTGGGTGCAAAGTTTGGAAAACAAAGAGCTTTTGCAGATTTTCTCCTGACAAAAGGTGATGGAAAATTTTGCGTGTCTGCTATACTTGATTTCTTCATTAGTTCAGGGAACCAATGTTTTGTCCTCAACTTGGAAGAAATAcatataaacaaaaacagtattCCAAAGTATAGGCTATGTGtcatttatcatttttgtctcacattttggcattaattttttcGGATAGGGTCATGTACATGTAATgaatcctgaaactttgaaacactttttttgCAGACTCCTAACTGAAATAcagttatattatattatttatgtttttaatcTCAATTTCAGTTATAAATGCTGAAAATGCAGCCCATAAATCAGACAAATTCAGTGCCATGGCGACAAGGACAAGACATGAATACCTTAAAGATCTGGCCATAAACTATGTTACCAACACCACACTGGAGACAGGAGCAAAGGGAAAAGGTACGCTGTTATATTTTGACTGGTAAACTGTTGGCATTACACAGTATTTACTACATGTCTAATGAAACTGCCTCTAAAATGATCTGAGATTCATGATAGTTCATACttgtgtcacaaagtgtcccctttAAGCCCGAGATCTTTATTTACTACTGTGCTGTCAGAGGTGTGGTCATGGTAAGTGTGTGGGAGACACTTGGTGACATCTACATAATATGGTATGAATCTTGTAATGTCATGCACTTCATTTGTTTCACTTACCTGATGTTGATGCTGCCTATTACAGCAAGACAAAATGGATGAAATGTGTGAATACAATCGGTACTTCTATAATAATTTGTAGTGTAAAGTCACTATCCTTGCATACAGTAGTTACGATGTTATTGTTCCTTTCAGGAATTTTGAGGTCAACAAAAAAGAAGGAGAAGGTGCGTCCACCTATCAGCCCTGAGAAAGTTTCACTAGGAGCATTGGTGTGGAATGTGCAGGTAAACGTACTGCTCCTTGAATATCAAAGGAACTCTATAAGATGAGGAGGAGAAGTTGTCCTGTGTATGTAgtcctggttcaactccttaTAAACCACTTATAAAGAGACAACTTGTGTCTGGTGTGTCTGTGGCTCAGTCAATCACTGCCTTTTTCCAAGGTACAAAGCTATATTCTTGGGTTGGCTGTGCAGTGCAGTGCAGTGCAGTGCAGTACTTACAATGACTCCCACTTGACAAACCCTTTTAAATAcaatataaaattaatgttgtacCCATACAGATGCTGGCCTAACCCAATGATGTACTAACccaaattattataatgatgTTTAGGTTGAAGATTATAGGAATTCTTCAATGATTGACTGTAAAATGGGAATCTCTGCTGATACTCTTGTACTAGTCCATTCGTCCAGTAAGGTAAAGAATAGTTATTTCCTTTTCCTTGTTCTTTTAGTCATCATGTAAAACTAAGCAGACTATTTGTCTTGCCTGGTTATTTGTTCAAGTAAATTAGTGATAGTATTTTCAGAAGCAACTAATTTACTAAAGTGAATTCATGATGTTATGCATCCTGTTCTGTCTGACTacaagaaaagaaaccaaaggGAATGTGCCTTGCGTTTTTGTGATTGCAGACCCACTTAAAGTTGTTTTTGTGGTTTAACTTTTACAAAGATGGTATATACCTCTTACTATCCAAGTTTGAGGGTAGTACTGTACGTTACAGACTGTGTTTTCTCCACTTCAATTAATTTTGCACTTGGGCCAAGAATTTTTGTTCTAAATTTGATTTGCCACAGGAGGTCATATTCAGCATTCCAGCTAAATCAGTCATAGGGTGGACATCACTGTCACAAAGGTACTGATGAAGCATCAATTAAGTTCTTGGAATggttctttttcattgaaatcattttgtttttggcaaCAAAGGAACCTTGCTCCTTATCTTTGACCTCTCACAAATACCTTCTGCCTAGACTTTCCTAGAGTCCTTTCTTCTTTTCCATAGCTTCTAGTCGAAGATAAAAGATCTTTCTTCCTCTCcagaatttaaaatttaaaagaaaaaaagcaatatttatgttgcttttttttatctttgtcaCAGCATCAAAGTGTTTTATGGCACCGGTGATTGTTTGGTCCTGAATATTCCAACATCTGATTCAGATGACATACCAGAAATTGTCAGAAGACTGGAAGAAATTTCCATTGGCTGCCAGGTAGGAATTCGTAAAGTGTTAAGGAATAAGaccatgataattattataacccCACCTATGTTAGGAGACGTTTTGGTATCCATGGAGACCAACAGCCATTCAGTTCATTTCAATGTCAGTTTGGAGCTAATGGAAAATACCTAGCTAAAAATTGAACTATGTTGGTTACAGAAAATCGTAATCAACTCACCGTGGAAAGCTAGCCTACCAAAATCTTACCTCTTCTGTTAATCTCTAAATCGAACACGCGGATTTACTGCTGAAGACATTAATTATCCTTACGTCAATTGCAGACCCAAACGATAACACTGAGGCGCAACATGATGGGGCAGCTGGGATTTCATGTCCAGTTTGAGGGCCTCATCGCGGATGTGGAACCATCTGGGTTTGCTTGGATGGCTGGTCTACGACAAGGATCTCGGCTTGTTGaggtttgttttcaaagaaaggcAAGAAAGTCGCTGCTGATTGGTTTAGAAAATCCGACCAGTTATCGTCATGCAATTTGGGTTCGGTTTTAGGATTCCGTGACAGACCAAAAATATTCCAAGGTCACTAAAACTTTggcttattttttctttcagatcaATGGAATGATAGTAGCGACATTGAGCCATGAGCAAATGATTGACTTTTTACGCAAACCAGGATCAGTGTCAGCAGTCATTGTGCCGCCTTTTCAGAATGGCAAACCAAGGAAGTATGTATCAGTAAATTGTTATGTCAGAGAGCGGTAGACTTTGCTACAACGGTAATTCAATCGACACGCCTCGTGGCCATTTTTTTGAGataaatagagagctttaggttctaggacgagaacgaccacgagtacgagattttctcatagaacaacattgaccAGCGTCATTTAAGACGTGatgccgtcgtcattttagtacgaggttttgcaacaATGTTGTCGTGACAAAACAAGTCGAGAACACGGccgcagttttggcatttttcgatcagcaaaaagacTCAgataccagcaataagaataactgagtaacctatactgctaacaaagagtaagattaatcgtccgggttacaaattttctaagtattttcgctgaaaacgggcagtcaaatctcgtactcgttctcgtcctagaatccaAAGCCTCCTCATATGTGACCATGAGGTTTCATTTCTGTTTCCATGGATCTTTTGCAACCTGATAAGTCAAAGTTCCATCTCATGGTTTCTTTCAATGGTCTCCTGTTATATCGACCTTTCAGCCAGGGATGAGGAAGCGTCCTTTTGGCACTTCCTCCTCAATGTTGACAATTCATTTCCTTTGGATCTTTAATGATGTCCTATTATCTCGTTTCCTAGGGTTATGTAAGCATCCATACAGCTAATATTTTGTCATCAAGTGTGCGTCAGTCGTTTTTCCCATACATCCTTATTTGCTGTAATTTCTTCTTCAGGGGTATCCAGCCTGTCATTGGTTCGTCTTGGAGTGTGAACCGCGCCTCCGTGACTACAATATCTTCGTTTGGCAGCTCATCTTCAGTGGCCGAGGAACCTGACTTACGTGAACAGTCAGCACTCTCGTTCATTGATGGCGTGCGTAAGCAAACTCCTAAAGTCTTTCCAAAAAACAGTATTACAGGGCAAGACAGTCCATGGATAATGCGTACAAATAACGGGACTATTGTGGATATCAGGTAACGCTTCCTAAATTCTTACAAACATACGGAATAAACCAGAACCACAAGCACATGTAACAAGTGCTGCTGATGATATGTCACGCTCTTTCGCGGTATCTTCTTATTGTGACACTTGTGCTTTCGTCACGTTTTATTTTCAAGAATGGCCAGTAATCTCGGACACGCACGCGCAGATGATACAGCCAACGAGACCAAAACCTTGTCACACAACACCTTGAACTAGAGAGACTTCACTATGAAATTAGACGTAAAATCCCGATTACCTCGTAAGTCCAATGTAAAACAAATTCTTCACTGGCAATCCATTAGCCCAAAACGAAATCCACAATATCAGTAGAAAATTGTAGGTTTCGAAGTTGTCATCATTGCGGTTTTCAAGTATATTCATGGAGTTGATACAGTAAAAGCAACAGTATGGCGGCGGAACGAAAATAGTGTCACCCGGTCTCGTAAAACACCTTTCTGCCGAAACCTACAGATTATATCAACTTTGTTCACTGTGATTGTTAATCCTTAGAAACCACACTTTCAGACCCCGTGATTCATATTTTCCGGGACTTAGAAGCCCATTTGTTTTTAGGACTTGCGTCAAATGAATTTCTATGTTGTATGACCATTGATACACAAGGGGCAAAATTCTGCCTCATTTCAGCCAGCGAACTCTGCCTCTCTACGTCGAAGAAACGGCCAATATCTATCATGCGTCTCCTTGGCTTTGACTCTGCCCAAAAAATTACAACAGACATTACATTCAAAGCCGCAAACAAGTCGACAAATCTCTTTTCATGAGTACGGCGGACagacgccattttgtttgtagTACAACGTCACGGTAAAATAAGTGTTTCTTCTCGACTTTGAGACGTCGTAAGGTCTGTAAAATAATCCATGAATACCAGGCGTTTAATAAGCGGTGTTGCGCACTTTCATTTCAGAGCTACGTACTCAGGCTCCCGGCCTTCAGATCCTCCCGAGTCGCCTAGAACTAGCTCCACTTCCTCGGCTACTGGAAGCTCGCAAACTCTTCACGAGACACCACGCCAGCCAGTTACTACGTATGGAGCTTCATATACTGTAACAAGTGTCACCCCTAATGGCGAAAGACACCATGGTTATCCAGATGCATAtggggcacaaaaatgggatGGCTTTGCGCCAGGTGATCCAGAACCACGTTCCTCTAAGCCCGTGGGTGTGACACTTAAGGCCTCCACGGCGTCTGGCACCTTATATGCGATCGCAAGTGGACCACCTTCTCCTCAGACTCCACATCAACCCGACTACGCAATTTTTGGTAGCACAGCGCAGAGACATCGAGGACCTGATGAAGATGATCAGGGAGTTGGCAACACAAGGTTTGATGGAGCTCGGCAGGACGCCAGATTCTACGGGGATGGTTACGGCGTTGTT
Coding sequences:
- the LOC136889050 gene encoding signal-induced proliferation-associated 1-like protein 1 isoform X1 codes for the protein MYYYNRLYFVEQVNYLYESQARTCRSYEGLRMVTNASENPRKTDRFILPAGERAKDDSEALRYYALYNRDDEIHRSTGSIYGPDNPPKVKLHPMHVRSSSDTSEINLLVRNNCTDGLTNEPRSPTGETFSALIRKFEQKIQNENHVHTPGQKPWYYDNENQDFVDGFRSKSGGNSATGSPLIERRTPALKRKNSLRNNTYFARVFKGSGDAKAGEEEYADEPSRKYFAHYDCNSMMVDFEELALQYAQQGDGLKRKNKRSGASAASTKITAATIADKMQRRGSDSSASTNEEDTDYGDNKSNSLVLNCPYFRNELGGQDEQDPQIGLTRGNVALQNSHDPSCPKEPRLDNLRRRSTLDILLTAYDSARVGNLSSGTGVTILDNSKPESGVLYLGEGLYSENGCMFEHVDHGSYYYKNFFIGQEHLNYLGIDERFGPIALSLKREKLDDNTSFLKPGESEGNQYQYRIIVRTSELTTLRGSVLEEAIPSTSRHGAARALPAKDILGHVCPELQLSALKMAQPGVKVPEQLMKLDEQGMTNQYKVGVLYCREGQSTEEEMYNNQISGPAFEEFLDLLGSRVSLKGFEGYRAQLDNRNDSTGEHSVYTQFHGREIMFHVSTLLPWTPNNRQQLLRKRHIGNDIVTIVFQEPGALPFTPKNIRSHFQHVFIVIRVFNPCSDNTYYRVAVSRSKDVPPFGPNIPVGAKFGKQRAFADFLLTKVINAENAAHKSDKFSAMATRTRHEYLKDLAINYVTNTTLETGAKGKGILRSTKKKEKVRPPISPEKVSLGALVWNVQVEDYRNSSMIDCKMGISADTLVLVHSSSKEVIFSIPAKSVIGWTSLSQSIKVFYGTGDCLVLNIPTSDSDDIPEIVRRLEEISIGCQTQTITLRRNMMGQLGFHVQFEGLIADVEPSGFAWMAGLRQGSRLVEINGMIVATLSHEQMIDFLRKPGSVSAVIVPPFQNGKPRKGIQPVIGSSWSVNRASVTTISSFGSSSSVAEEPDLREQSALSFIDGVRKQTPKVFPKNSITGQDSPWIMRTNNGTIVDIRATYSGSRPSDPPESPRTSSTSSATGSSQTLHETPRQPVTTYGASYTVTSVTPNGERHHGYPDAYGAQKWDGFAPGDPEPRSSKPVGVTLKASTASGTLYAIASGPPSPQTPHQPDYAIFGSTAQRHRGPDEDDQGVGNTRFDGARQDARFYGDGYGVVRVNVDSLPSTSEKRNSQQDIATGSAEGTKETVPFKETSLGAVITTVNTYKQKQSYEDITEASMSETVDQIEKAFGFRAPDMVGNGTGSLERNGSLRRPPGERSPRGSMQDIHLTPRRAQSGESLNRNRSSEDEDSPGNILKRLTKETNEQDRLMHRKSEGDLPHNLFKAKSTTPTAATTTTTTTTVVEASPHSVEVKTEMKRKSEYEARLAARNLLIERLGNRQTTEGGPIEGIKIYHAKSRSTPADGRKVSGEKNSRQRQSSQDDSAKVNPQGIEYDGAISAQHAKRIEKQPSGNVRTPDYNRTSAKPVVRSERRIRLTSSSLQGADGSQTVPRQSKSSKRRNVSGARGTGAGNSDSSDEELRMKSGDRVDIVSTTAGKLQVSPERNKKSSSLPREWERAGSPHGSTTRESRESRNHRSRSHLRNARITKIKMSANEEPIDSIVDQTARLLSAAKAVKFDKRSSPVVADDVMNSLTRTSELLQQQSTTAREEREMERRDKDRSLSRIKAPGRGRSHGPHKFYIPVVPRRHSFDERIFAAPSAKGNSGESLLTRESIGKEAELEMKLAIVSNALMKEGEEKHRLDSEFRKLQKENKRLQEDLRTASHQLRKFTEWFFSTMEQNKTC